In Monomorium pharaonis isolate MP-MQ-018 chromosome 3, ASM1337386v2, whole genome shotgun sequence, a genomic segment contains:
- the LOC105835058 gene encoding uncharacterized protein LOC105835058, giving the protein MYTHERDAIGAGRLPVRIVDSIWFLSSNLRLLLNNFATRETKEPRLLSGRRNRESTEAEQRQLSTRIRRAHVRAAERYLPFEVGCRVHHRELYILFLGILGLYAKNERRKTSEVEQFADIIDYIVATEDAGSRDEYKRYTSG; this is encoded by the exons ATGTATACGCACGAGAGGGATGCAATCGGCGCTGGAAGGTTACCAGTTAGAATCGTTGATTCAATTTGGTTCTTATCGAGTAATCTTCGTTTATTGTTGAACA ACTTTGCGACGAGGGAAACAAAGGAGCCTCGCCTTCTGTCGGGTCGGAGAAACCGAGAGTCGACAGAAGCCGAGCAGCGACAGTTATCGACGAGGATACGAAGGGCGCACGTCCGCGCGGCAGAGAGGTATCTGCCGTTCGAAGTTGGTTGTCGCGTTCATCACAGGGAATTGTATATTCTCTTTCTTGGAATTTTGGGTCTTTACGCGAAAAATGAGAGACGTAAAACGAGCGAGGTGGAACAATTCGCCGACATTATAGACTACATTGTGGCGACTGAGGACGCCGGTTCTCGAGATGAGTATAAAAGATACACCTCGGGGTAG
- the LOC105835057 gene encoding segmentation polarity homeobox protein engrailed, with protein sequence MSVALVTMDTMYGLRLGVTSHQPHHHYRHPVLSPESHVVPPEDRQPAHQPATETPLRFSVLNILRPDFGRQAILTTKQSVSPISLQLPRSPLPLPRDLSLSSARLSPQSVHKEKDSFPSHNGLTSPLHRQNGLSRSGSLESLASSRSSVTSSTVTGSSSLCSTSSTIGGDSLSGDNASGGVTGSTSSSQKNSTNGQSQLWPAWVYCTRYSDRPSSGPRTRRVKRSNGEKPGPPEEKRPRTAFSAEQLSRLKQEFNENRYLTEKRRQQLSRDLNLNEAQIKIWFQNKRAKIKKASGQKNPLALQLMAQGLYNHSTVPVDEDGEEIVTGRDH encoded by the exons atgaGCGTAGCACTTGTGACTATGGATACTATGTACGGTCTGCGACTAGGAGTCACCAGCCACCAGCCCCATCATCATTATCGTCATCCTGTGCTGTCGCCGGAGAGCCACGTAGTGCCGCCTGAGGATCGTCAGCCTGCCCATCAGCCGGCTACCGAGACACCGTTACGTTTCAGCGTCCTCAACATCCTCAGGCCGGATTTCGGTCGCCAGGCTATTCTTACGACGAAACAATCCGTTTCTCCTATATCGTTGCAATTACCGCGCAGTCCGCTCCCCCTTCCACGTGACCTCAGTCTATCGTCCGCCCGATTGTCACCGCAGTCGGTCCACAAAGAAAAGGACAGCTTCCCGTCTCACAATGGGCTCACGTCACCTTTGCACAGGCAAAACGGGCTGAGCAGAAGCGGCAGTCTTGAAAGCCTCGCGTCCAGCAGGAGCTCAGTTACTAGTAGCACGGTCACCGGCTCGTCCTCCTTATGTTCTACGTCGTCCACGATTGGCGGTGATTCTCTAAGCGGCGACAACGCATCTGGCGGCGTTACCGGTAGCACGTCGTCAAGTCAGAAAAATAGCACGAACGGCCAGAGCCAGTTGTGGCCCGCGTGGGTCTACTGTACCAGATATTCAGACAGACCGTCCTCAG GACCGCGCACGAGACGAGTGAAACGCTCGAACGGGGAGAAGCCCGGCCCGCCGGAAGAGAAGAGGCCCAGAACGGCCTTCAGCGCCGAACAGCTGAGCAGGCTGAAGCAGGAGTTCAACGAGAATCGGTATTTGACGGAAAAGAGGCGGCAGCAACTCTCGCGGGACCTGAATTTGAACGAGGCGCAGATCAAGATCTGGTTTCAGAACAAGCGGGCGAAGATAAAGAAGGCGAGCGGGCAGAAGAATCCGCTGGCCCTTCAGCTGATGGCGCAAGGCCTTTACAATCACTCCACCGTGCCGGTGGACGAGGACGGCGAGGAGATTGTGACCGGAAGGGATCATTGA